The following proteins are encoded in a genomic region of Brachionichthys hirsutus isolate HB-005 chromosome 14, CSIRO-AGI_Bhir_v1, whole genome shotgun sequence:
- the drd3 gene encoding D(3) dopamine receptor, which yields MAAFSSTEQLWNESDGLGWDDRNESSEASGTDERHYYAMLYSLLILAIVFGNVLVCLAVLRERSLQTTTNYLVVSLAVADLLVASLVMPWAVYLEVVGGAWLFSRLYCNIFVTLDVMMCTASILNLCAISIDRYTAVVMPVLYNTTHRSRKRVFTMIATVWVLAFAVSSPLLFGFNTTDDPTVCSISNPDFVVYSSVVSFYLPFIVTLLVYIRIYIFLRMRRKRITFGQASGKVQPGSTPPSAETCLQEETPKAKRDLSPIRIKVQSVEPSGPSEPGLLSGCLWRKRPKTGPVENFVLPPVDMHNCCSISHATCGRTELDLEQEREEEEEEVEVADGSKNQHPPVRMSCEVKDLSNGRTHTSLRPAFHSHINNSRFRSMHAREKKATQMLAIVLGVFLICWLPFFVTHILNTHCRTCYVPPGLYGAFTWLGYVNSALNPVIYTTFNIEFRRAFIKILSC from the exons ATGGCGGCGTTTAGCAGCACAGAGCAGCTTTGGAACGAATCAGACGGTCTCGGATGGGACGACAGGAATGAGAGCTCAGAGGCATCTGGGACGGATGAGCGTCACTACTACGCCATGCTGTACTCCCTGCTCATCCTGGCCATCGTCTTTGGGAACGTGCTCGTGTGTCTGGCTGTGTTGAGGGAGCGTTCCCTCCAGACGACCACAAACTACCTGGTGGTCAGCCTGGCTGTGGCCGACCTACTGGTGGCCTCTCTGGTCATGCCCTGGGCTGTGTACCTTGAG GTGGTCGGCGGTGCGTGGCTTTTCAGCCGGCTCTACTGTAACATCTTCGTCACGCTGGATGTGATGATGTGCACCGCCAGTATCCTCAACCTGTGTGCTATCAGCATTGACAg GTACACTGCAGTGGTGATGCCCGTCCTGTACAACACCACCCATCGCTCCAGGAAGAGAGTTTTCACAATGATCGCCACCGTGTGGGTCCTGGCCTTCGCCGTCTCCTCTCCCCTGCTGTTTGGTTTCAACACCACAG ATGACCCCACGGTGTGCTCCATCTCCAACCCGGACTTTGTCGTTTACTCGTCGGTGGTGTCCTTCTACCTGCCGTTTATTGTCACTCTGCTGGTCTACATCCGGATCTACATCTTCCTCAGGATGAGGCGGAAGAGGATCACGTTTGGCCAGGCCAGTGGAAAGGTGCAGCCAGGCTCCACCCCACCATCTGCC GAGACatgtctgcaggaggagactCCCAAGGCGAAGCGAGACCTGTCGCCTATAAGGATTAAAGTG CAGAGTGTCGAGCCTTCAGGTCCCTCCGAGCCCGGCCTGTTGTCGGGCTGCCTGTGGCGCAAACGGCCGAAGACGGGACCTGTGGAGAACTTTGTGCTGCCCCCGGTGGACATGCAcaactgctgcagcatcagccaTGCCACCTGCGGGCGCACGGAGCTGGATTTGGAGCaggagcgagaggaggaggaggaggaggtggaggtggctGACGGGAGCAAGAACCAACACCCTCCTGTGAGGATGAGCTGCGAGGTGAAGGATCTGTCCAACGGACGAACGCACACGTCGCTAAGGCCGGCGTTTCATTCTCACATCAACAATTCGAGATTCAGGAGCATGCATGCGCGGGAGAAGAAGGCCACTCAGATGCTGGCCATTGTGCTCG gggTGTTCCTCATCTGCTGGCTGCCATTCTTCGTCACGCACATTCTGAACACCCACTGCAGGACATGCTACGTGCCTCCTGGGCTGTACGGCGCGTTCACCTGGCTGGGCTATGTCAACAGTGCGCTCAACCCCGTTATCTACACCACCTTCAACATCGAATTCAGGCGGGCCTTCATTAAAATCCTCAGCTGCTGA